A segment of the Acidobacteriota bacterium genome:
CAAGGAGGCCTACGGAAAACCCGCCGGCTTCCTCTTCAGTTGGAACGAGTTTCTCTTCAACCGCCCCGCCAGCATCGGCGCCCTGTCGGTGGCCTTCGCGGGCGCTCTCGGTCTCACCATGGGCAGGACCCTGACTCAACTGGAGACCATCCTCCTTGCCCTGGGCCTCATCCTGCTTTTGACCTGGGTCAACATCCGGGGCGTCCTCTGGGGTGGATGGGTGCAGGGGGGCACGACTCTGGTCAAGGCCTCGTTCCTGGGCCTGGTGGCGCTGCTGCCGTTTCTCATGGCCCCGATCACCGAGACCGGGATCGACTGGGCCAACTACAGCTCCAGAGTGGAGCCCTCAGGCGACATGGCGGGTGGGACCCGCTTCGGCCTGGTGCTGCTCTCGGTCATGTGGGCCTACAACGGCTGGCACGGGATCACGCCGGTGGCCGAGGAGGTCCGGGACCCGGAACGCAACATTCCCAGGGCCATGATCGGCGGCGTCGGTGTGCTGATCGTGCTCTACGTCTCGGCCAATATCGCCTATCACGGGGTGCTCTCGATGGACGAGATGGCCGCGGCGGGACCCCACGCGGCCGAGACCATGGTGGCGGCCCTGCTGGGGCCGTTCGGCGCCGCGGCCATGGCGGCCGTCGTCATGTGCAGCACCTTCGGAGGGATCAATAGCAATCTGCTTCTGTCCACGCGGGTCCCGTTCGCCCTGGGCCGGGACCGCCTCCTGGCGCCCGTCTTGGGAACGGTCCACGCCGCCTACCGGACTCCCTTCGTCGCCATCATCGTGCAGGCTGGTATGGCGTCGCTCCTGGTGATCGTCTCCGGCCTGCTCATCGAATTCCTGGGCTGGTCGGGAGAGAAGACCATCTTCCAGATCCTCACCGACTTCATCATCTTCGCCAACAGCATCTTCTACGTCCTGGCCGCGGCCGCACTCTTCGTCCTGCGCCGAAAGCGGCCCAACTGGAACCGGCCTTACCGAACCTGGGGGTATCCCGTCGTTCCGGTGCTCTATCTTTGCTTCTACTTCTGGTTCCTGACCCAGGTGTACCTGGGAAAACCCTTCGAGGCCAGCGCGGGCGTCGTCCTCATCAGCACGGGAATTCCTGTCTACTGGATCTTGCGCCGGAGTCGCCGCTGACTTGACTACCACTGAAGCCAAGTAGGAGACAGCCCTGCCAATGAAGAATCCACCCCATCCGGGCCGCATTGTCCGGCAGGATTGTATCGATCCCCTGGAACTGACCGTGACCCGGGCAGCCGAACTTCTCCGTGTGAGGCGTCAGACTCCGAGCAATCTGGTCAATGAGAAGGCGGGTATTTCTGCCGAAATGGCCATCCGTCTTGAGCAGCTCGGATGGTCCACGGCGGACCACTGGATGAGGTTGCAGGCCACCTGCACTCTCGCCCAAGCACGCCGTACCCAGGACCGGATCAAGGTTGAGCGCTACGAGCCGCATCCCGTCTGAGATCAGGACTACGGTGATCAGCGAGCGGACCGTTTGGGGGACGGGAACGTGACTGTCCCTTGCGCCTGTCCCTTGCGCCTGACATGCTCCGCAGCCGGATCTTCGACGATTCGACAAGGAAGCGGTGTTTCACCACGCACGTGGGTAAGTACCTCTTCCAAGGCCTCTTCCACCTCGCGTCCCACTCGGGTGTGCTGAGTCGCCATCGGTACTTCTCCTCATGCAACCCAGTGGCGAAAGAGCGGCTTCACGTTCTCCGGCAATCCGTCGTAGACGTGCTGGGGCACGGGAACGACGACGTTGTCCATGATTCCGGTCTCGTCCACCATCCGGGTTCGCTCCACGGAACCCGGCATCAGGACGTCGAGATTCAACCACCAGGGCGCGAACCGCACGGCCATGCCCACGCGCGCCTTGTCGCTCACGTTG
Coding sequences within it:
- a CDS encoding amino acid permease — protein: MPTPSAKDHEPSAPSLRRALGPGMALAIVVGNVIGSGIFLKPGSIAAEAGDFRLILSAWLVGGAVCVLGALCFSELAAMLPRTGGLYAFLKEAYGKPAGFLFSWNEFLFNRPASIGALSVAFAGALGLTMGRTLTQLETILLALGLILLLTWVNIRGVLWGGWVQGGTTLVKASFLGLVALLPFLMAPITETGIDWANYSSRVEPSGDMAGGTRFGLVLLSVMWAYNGWHGITPVAEEVRDPERNIPRAMIGGVGVLIVLYVSANIAYHGVLSMDEMAAAGPHAAETMVAALLGPFGAAAMAAVVMCSTFGGINSNLLLSTRVPFALGRDRLLAPVLGTVHAAYRTPFVAIIVQAGMASLLVIVSGLLIEFLGWSGEKTIFQILTDFIIFANSIFYVLAAAALFVLRRKRPNWNRPYRTWGYPVVPVLYLCFYFWFLTQVYLGKPFEASAGVVLISTGIPVYWILRRSRR
- a CDS encoding HigA family addiction module antitoxin; protein product: MPMKNPPHPGRIVRQDCIDPLELTVTRAAELLRVRRQTPSNLVNEKAGISAEMAIRLEQLGWSTADHWMRLQATCTLAQARRTQDRIKVERYEPHPV